The following are encoded in a window of Flavobacterium sp. WC2421 genomic DNA:
- a CDS encoding glycoside hydrolase family 2 TIM barrel-domain containing protein has product MSIINNRSVYRTILIVSFILLNLLLLLGINKTLIFLNTGAERISMLHLEKETINTYLPKTIWETVTNVGRAMEANTLKEVEKDYLFSWVVKNKSFKDNTKEGIEDYYTQNTRANLYNTINYNKKNKITIESTTLEHHPTLEFYSADGQLVVFTDKNVVEFQKIYQQDKLITTVEDTATYKVMMLLEDGFWRVRHMQKMEKETLAADTIKSHPTYTIQGKNMLKDKVNYTIKGINYYPKNSAWDTFGPLFNIDTIAKDFDIIKKAKLNSIRIFIQYDDFGKADVKQEKLDKLKKILDLAESKNLAVIVTLFDFYSDYTLENWTLTHRHAEKIVSTFKNHKAILAWDLKNEPNLDFENRDKDNVLNWLNHMVAVIKKFDPNHLVTIGWSNAYEATHLSNKVDFVSYHFYNAIEDFEKENTTLEKAVKKPVVIQEFGVPSYNGIWNLRGYSEADQAQYHKKMQALFKKNKLAFMSWTLYDFPQVPSQVAGKWPWQKIRQKKFGFLDSKGNKKPSFLYITY; this is encoded by the coding sequence ATGTCTATAATAAATAACCGAAGCGTTTATAGGACTATTCTAATTGTCTCCTTTATTTTATTGAACCTTTTATTATTACTAGGAATCAATAAGACCTTGATATTTTTAAATACAGGTGCCGAGAGAATTTCAATGCTCCATTTAGAAAAAGAAACCATTAATACGTATTTACCAAAAACAATATGGGAAACTGTTACAAATGTGGGTAGAGCAATGGAGGCCAACACACTTAAAGAGGTAGAAAAAGATTATCTTTTTTCATGGGTTGTTAAAAACAAATCTTTTAAAGACAACACTAAAGAAGGCATTGAAGATTATTATACCCAAAATACCCGTGCCAATCTATACAACACCATCAATTACAATAAAAAAAATAAAATTACTATTGAGAGCACTACATTAGAGCATCATCCCACATTAGAATTTTATAGTGCAGACGGGCAGCTAGTCGTTTTTACGGATAAAAATGTAGTCGAATTTCAAAAAATTTACCAACAAGATAAACTAATTACTACTGTTGAAGATACAGCGACTTATAAGGTAATGATGCTTCTTGAAGATGGGTTTTGGAGAGTGAGGCATATGCAAAAAATGGAGAAAGAAACTTTAGCTGCAGATACTATAAAATCGCATCCTACTTATACAATTCAAGGCAAAAACATGCTCAAAGACAAAGTCAATTATACGATTAAAGGAATTAATTATTACCCAAAAAATTCGGCTTGGGATACTTTTGGACCACTATTTAACATCGATACCATTGCTAAAGATTTTGACATTATCAAGAAAGCAAAACTTAATTCCATTCGGATTTTCATACAGTATGATGACTTTGGCAAAGCCGATGTAAAACAAGAAAAATTAGACAAGCTAAAAAAGATATTAGATTTGGCTGAATCCAAAAATTTGGCTGTAATCGTTACTCTTTTTGACTTTTATAGCGATTACACGTTAGAAAACTGGACGTTAACCCACCGTCATGCCGAAAAAATAGTTTCCACATTCAAGAATCACAAAGCTATTTTGGCCTGGGATTTAAAAAACGAACCCAATCTGGATTTTGAAAACAGAGACAAGGATAATGTACTCAACTGGTTGAACCATATGGTTGCTGTCATTAAAAAATTTGACCCTAATCATTTAGTAACTATTGGTTGGTCTAATGCCTATGAAGCAACACATTTATCCAATAAAGTAGATTTTGTATCCTACCACTTTTATAATGCAATCGAGGATTTTGAAAAAGAAAATACTACCTTAGAAAAAGCAGTAAAAAAACCAGTAGTAATTCAAGAGTTTGGTGTTCCTTCTTATAATGGCATATGGAATTTAAGAGGATATAGTGAAGCAGATCAAGCGCAATACCATAAAAAAATGCAAGCCTTATTCAAAAAGAACAAGCTTGCATTTATGTCGTGGACTTTATATGATTTTCCTCAAGTTCCAAGTCAAGTGGCTGGGAAATGGCCTTGGCAAAAAATCAGACAGAAAAAATTTGGTTTCTTAGATAGTAAAGGAAATAAAAAACCATCCTTTTTATATATTACTTACTAA
- a CDS encoding glycosyltransferase encodes MKVAIITSFPPSKVTLNEYGYHLVKNFVQNEDVSELVLITDKTKEPKQLDFENSNKVNVKDCWSFNSYFNFFTIIKTVLKEKPDAVLFNLQFVKFGDKKIPAAMGLLIPMFLKLLGCNTVVLLHNILEQVDLESAGFTKNKLASKIYNFIGTNLTKCILKADIVAVTISKYVDVLGDKYKSENVSLIPHGSFEKPQTPNFKLPAGPKKVMAFGKFGTYKKVEILIEAIEIIRKKSTEAIEIVIAGTNSPNTPGYLEQVQEKYAHVPGITFTGYVEENEVQNIFNDSTMVVFPYTSTTGSSGVLHQAGSYGKAVVMPDLGDLSLLVKEEGYNGEFFNPECAESLAKAISAILNNDEYRVQLAKTNYRAASALSMDKIVGMYMESFRQIEYSKLEGQLVSNI; translated from the coding sequence ATGAAAGTAGCTATTATAACGTCGTTTCCACCAAGTAAAGTAACCTTAAATGAATATGGATATCACTTAGTGAAGAATTTTGTACAGAATGAAGATGTATCGGAATTGGTTTTAATAACAGATAAAACAAAAGAACCAAAACAATTGGATTTTGAAAATAGTAATAAAGTTAATGTTAAAGACTGTTGGTCTTTTAATAGTTATTTTAACTTCTTTACCATTATCAAAACGGTATTAAAAGAAAAACCAGATGCTGTTTTATTCAATTTGCAGTTTGTAAAATTTGGTGATAAAAAAATCCCTGCAGCAATGGGATTGTTAATTCCTATGTTTTTAAAATTATTAGGATGTAATACAGTTGTTTTATTACATAACATATTAGAACAAGTAGATTTAGAAAGTGCTGGTTTTACCAAGAATAAATTAGCTTCAAAAATCTACAACTTCATTGGGACTAACCTAACAAAATGCATCCTTAAAGCAGATATTGTTGCCGTTACGATCAGTAAATACGTTGATGTGTTAGGAGATAAATATAAAAGTGAAAACGTATCATTGATTCCTCATGGTTCTTTTGAAAAACCACAAACACCTAATTTTAAATTACCAGCTGGACCTAAAAAAGTTATGGCTTTTGGAAAATTTGGAACGTATAAAAAAGTAGAAATTTTAATTGAAGCCATTGAAATCATCCGAAAAAAATCAACTGAAGCGATCGAAATTGTGATTGCGGGGACAAATAGTCCTAACACTCCAGGTTATTTAGAACAAGTACAGGAAAAATATGCACATGTTCCTGGGATTACATTTACAGGGTATGTAGAAGAAAATGAGGTTCAAAATATTTTTAATGACAGTACGATGGTAGTATTTCCTTATACTTCAACTACAGGAAGTTCTGGAGTATTGCACCAAGCAGGAAGTTATGGTAAAGCGGTTGTAATGCCAGATCTAGGGGATTTAAGCCTATTAGTTAAAGAAGAAGGGTATAATGGTGAGTTTTTTAATCCAGAGTGCGCAGAGTCATTAGCAAAAGCCATTTCAGCCATTCTTAATAATGATGAGTACAGAGTGCAACTGGCCAAAACCAATTATAGAGCCGCAAGTGCCTTATCAATGGATAAAATTGTTGGAATGTACATGGAAAGCTTCAGACAAATTGAATACAGTAAATTAGAAGGACAATTAGTAAGTAATATATAA